From a single Callithrix jacchus isolate 240 chromosome 5, calJac240_pri, whole genome shotgun sequence genomic region:
- the CDK5RAP1 gene encoding mitochondrial tRNA methylthiotransferase CDK5RAP1 isoform X2: protein MHSLQCVLQVQRSLRWGPMASVSWLSLRMCMAHSSLSSTTCPNPERQEDGARKDFSSRLATGPTLQYFLRSASAPQEKLSSEVEDPPPYLMMDELLGRQRKVYLETYGCQMNVNDTEIAWSILQKSGYLRTSNLQEADVILLVTCSIREKAEQTIWNRLHQLKALKTRRLRSRVPLRIGILGCMAERLKEEILNREKMVDVLAGPDAYRDLPRLLAVAESGQQAANVLLSLDETYADVMPVQTSPSATSAFVSIMRGCDNMCTYCIVPFTRGRERSRPVASILEEVRKLSEQGLKEVTLLGQNVNSFRDSSEVQFNSAVSTNLSRGFTANCKTKQGGLRFAHLLDQVSRVDPEMRIRFTSPHPKDFPDEVLQLIHERDNICKQIHLPAQSGSSRVLEAMRRGYSREAYVALVHHIRESIPGVSLSSDFIAGFCGETEEDHVQTVSLLREVQYNMGFLFAYSMRQKTRAYHRLKDDVPEEVKLRRLEELITVFREEATKANQTAVGCTQLVLVEGLSKRSAADLCGRNDGNLKVIFPDAEMEDVSNPGLRVRAQPGDYVLVQITSAGSQTLKGHVLCRTTLKDSSAYC from the exons ATGCATTCTTTACAGTGTGTCCTCCAAGTGCAGAGGTCTCTGAGGTGGGGGCCAATGGCCTCTGTGTCTTGGCTGTCGCTGAGGATGTGCATGGCACACAGCAGTCTCTCTAGTACCACGTGTCCTAAtccagagaggcaggaggatggagcTCGGAAGGATTTCAGCTCCAGGCTGGCCACAGGACCGACTTtgcaatattttttaagaagtgCCTCAGCTCCTCAAGAGAAGCTGTCTTCAGAAGTGGAAGACCCACCCCCCTATCTCATGATGGATGAACTTTTAGGAAGGCAGAGGAAAG TCTACCTCGAGACCTATGGCTGCCAGATGAATGTGAATGACACAGAGATAGCCTGGTCCATCTTACAGAAGAGTGGCTACCTGCGGACCAGTAACCTCCAAGAG GCAGATGTGATTCTCCTTGTCACATGCTCTATCAG GGAGAAGGCTGAGCAGACCATCTGGAACCGTTTACATCAGCTTAAAGCCTTGAAAACAAGGCGGCTCCGCTCCCGGGTTCCTCTGAGGATTGGGATTCTAG GCTGCATGGCTGAGAGGTTGAAGGAGGAGATCCTCAACAGGGAGAAAATGGTAGATGTTTTGGCTGGTCCTGATGCGTACCGGGACCTTCCCCGGCTGCTGGCTGTTGCTGAGTCGGGCCAGCAAGCCGCCAACGTGCTGCTCTCTCTGGACGAGACCTATGCCGACGTCATGCCAGTCCAGACAAGCCCCAGTGCCACATCTGCCTTTGT ATCGATCATGCGAGGTTGTGACAACATGTGTACCTACTGCATTGTTCCTTTCACACGGGGCCGGGAGAGGAGTCGGCCTGTTGCCTCCATTCTAGAGGAAGTGAGGAAGCTTTCTGAGCAG ggGCTGAAAGAAGTGACGCTTCTTGGTCAGAACGTGAATAGTTTTCGGGACAGTTCGGAGGTCCAGTTTAACAGTGCAGTGTCTACCAACCTCAGCCGTGGCTTTACCGCCAACTGTAAAACCAAGCAAGGAGGGCTTCGTTTTGCTCATCTTCTGGATCAGGTCTCCAGAGTGGATCCTGAAATGAGGATCCGATTCACTTCTCCCCACCCCAAGGATTTTCCTGATGAG GTTCTGCAGCTGATTCATGAGAGAGATAACATCTGTAAACAGATCCACCTGCCAGCCCAGAGTGGAAGCAGCCGTGTATTGGAGGCCATGCGGAGGGG ATATTCAAGAGAAGCTTACGTGGCGTTAGTTCACCATATCAGAGAATCTATTCCAG gtgtgagcctcagCAGTGACTTCATTGCTGGCTTTTGTGGTGAGACGGAGGAAGATCACGTCCAGACAGTATCTTTGCTCCGGGAAGTTCAGTACAATATGGGCTTCCTCTTTGCCTACAGCATGAGGCAG aagaCACGGGCATATCACAGGCTGAAAGATGATGTCCCGGAAGAGGTAAAATTAAGGCGTTTGGAGGAACTTATCACTGTCTTCCGAGAagaagcaacaaaagccaatCAGACGGCTGTGGGCTGTACCCAGTTGGTGCTAGTGGAAGGG CTCAGTAAACGCTCTGCCGCCGACCTGTGTGGCAGGAATGATGGAAACCTTAAGGTGATCTTCCCTGATGCCGAGATGGAAGATGTCAGTAACCCTGGGCTCAGGGTCAGAGCCCAGCCTGGGGACTATGTGCTGGTGCAG ATCACCTCTGCTGGCTCTCAGACACTTAAGGGCCATGTTCTCTGCAGGACCACCTTGAAGGACTCCTCTGCATATTGCTGa
- the CDK5RAP1 gene encoding mitochondrial tRNA methylthiotransferase CDK5RAP1 isoform X3, translating into MHSLQCVLQVQRSLRWGPMASVSWLSLRMCMAHSSLSSTTCPNPERQEDGARKDFSSRLATGPTLQYFLRSASAPQEKLSSEVEDPPPYLMMDELLGRQRKVYLETYGCQMNVNDTEIAWSILQKSGYLRTSNLQEADVILLVTCSIREKAEQTIWNRLHQLKALKTRRLRSRVPLRIGILGSRAILQTGVQWHSHGTVQPPTPGLKWSSYLSLLRGCMAERLKEEILNREKMVDVLAGPDAYRDLPRLLAVAESGQQAANVLLSLDETYADVMPVQTSPSATSAFVSIMRGCDNMCTYCIVPFTRGRERSRPVASILEEVRKLSEQGLKEVTLLGQNVNSFRDSSEVQFNSAVSTNLSRGFTANCKTKQGGLRFAHLLDQVSRVDPEMRIRFTSPHPKDFPDEVLQLIHERDNICKQIHLPAQSGSSRVLEAMRRGYSREAYVALVHHIRESIPGVSLSSDFIAGFCGETEEDHVQTVSLLREVQYNMGFLFAYSMRQKTRAYHRLKDDVPEEVKLRRLEELITVFREEATKANQTAVGCTQLVLVEGITSAGSQTLKGHVLCRTTLKDSSAYC; encoded by the exons ATGCATTCTTTACAGTGTGTCCTCCAAGTGCAGAGGTCTCTGAGGTGGGGGCCAATGGCCTCTGTGTCTTGGCTGTCGCTGAGGATGTGCATGGCACACAGCAGTCTCTCTAGTACCACGTGTCCTAAtccagagaggcaggaggatggagcTCGGAAGGATTTCAGCTCCAGGCTGGCCACAGGACCGACTTtgcaatattttttaagaagtgCCTCAGCTCCTCAAGAGAAGCTGTCTTCAGAAGTGGAAGACCCACCCCCCTATCTCATGATGGATGAACTTTTAGGAAGGCAGAGGAAAG TCTACCTCGAGACCTATGGCTGCCAGATGAATGTGAATGACACAGAGATAGCCTGGTCCATCTTACAGAAGAGTGGCTACCTGCGGACCAGTAACCTCCAAGAG GCAGATGTGATTCTCCTTGTCACATGCTCTATCAG GGAGAAGGCTGAGCAGACCATCTGGAACCGTTTACATCAGCTTAAAGCCTTGAAAACAAGGCGGCTCCGCTCCCGGGTTCCTCTGAGGATTGGGATTCTAG GGTCTCGAGCTATtttgcagactggagtgcagtggcacagtcatggcacAGTGCAGcctcccactcctgggctcaagtggtcctcttacctcagcctcctgcgtg GCTGCATGGCTGAGAGGTTGAAGGAGGAGATCCTCAACAGGGAGAAAATGGTAGATGTTTTGGCTGGTCCTGATGCGTACCGGGACCTTCCCCGGCTGCTGGCTGTTGCTGAGTCGGGCCAGCAAGCCGCCAACGTGCTGCTCTCTCTGGACGAGACCTATGCCGACGTCATGCCAGTCCAGACAAGCCCCAGTGCCACATCTGCCTTTGT ATCGATCATGCGAGGTTGTGACAACATGTGTACCTACTGCATTGTTCCTTTCACACGGGGCCGGGAGAGGAGTCGGCCTGTTGCCTCCATTCTAGAGGAAGTGAGGAAGCTTTCTGAGCAG ggGCTGAAAGAAGTGACGCTTCTTGGTCAGAACGTGAATAGTTTTCGGGACAGTTCGGAGGTCCAGTTTAACAGTGCAGTGTCTACCAACCTCAGCCGTGGCTTTACCGCCAACTGTAAAACCAAGCAAGGAGGGCTTCGTTTTGCTCATCTTCTGGATCAGGTCTCCAGAGTGGATCCTGAAATGAGGATCCGATTCACTTCTCCCCACCCCAAGGATTTTCCTGATGAG GTTCTGCAGCTGATTCATGAGAGAGATAACATCTGTAAACAGATCCACCTGCCAGCCCAGAGTGGAAGCAGCCGTGTATTGGAGGCCATGCGGAGGGG ATATTCAAGAGAAGCTTACGTGGCGTTAGTTCACCATATCAGAGAATCTATTCCAG gtgtgagcctcagCAGTGACTTCATTGCTGGCTTTTGTGGTGAGACGGAGGAAGATCACGTCCAGACAGTATCTTTGCTCCGGGAAGTTCAGTACAATATGGGCTTCCTCTTTGCCTACAGCATGAGGCAG aagaCACGGGCATATCACAGGCTGAAAGATGATGTCCCGGAAGAGGTAAAATTAAGGCGTTTGGAGGAACTTATCACTGTCTTCCGAGAagaagcaacaaaagccaatCAGACGGCTGTGGGCTGTACCCAGTTGGTGCTAGTGGAAGGG ATCACCTCTGCTGGCTCTCAGACACTTAAGGGCCATGTTCTCTGCAGGACCACCTTGAAGGACTCCTCTGCATATTGCTGa
- the CDK5RAP1 gene encoding mitochondrial tRNA methylthiotransferase CDK5RAP1 isoform X4, translating into MHSLQCVLQVQRSLRWGPMASVSWLSLRMCMAHSSLSSTTCPNPERQEDGARKDFSSRLATGPTLQYFLRSASAPQEKLSSEVEDPPPYLMMDELLGRQRKVYLETYGCQMNVNDTEIAWSILQKSGYLRTSNLQEADVILLVTCSIREKAEQTIWNRLHQLKALKTRRLRSRVPLRIGILGCMAERLKEEILNREKMVDVLAGPDAYRDLPRLLAVAESGQQAANVLLSLDETYADVMPVQTSPSATSAFVSIMRGCDNMCTYCIVPFTRGRERSRPVASILEEVRKLSEQGLKEVTLLGQNVNSFRDSSEVQFNSAVSTNLSRGFTANCKTKQGGLRFAHLLDQVSRVDPEMRIRFTSPHPKDFPDEVLQLIHERDNICKQIHLPAQSGSSRVLEAMRRGYSREAYVALVHHIRESIPGVSLSSDFIAGFCGETEEDHVQTVSLLREVQYNMGFLFAYSMRQKTRAYHRLKDDVPEEVKLRRLEELITVFREEATKANQTAVGCTQLVLVEGITSAGSQTLKGHVLCRTTLKDSSAYC; encoded by the exons ATGCATTCTTTACAGTGTGTCCTCCAAGTGCAGAGGTCTCTGAGGTGGGGGCCAATGGCCTCTGTGTCTTGGCTGTCGCTGAGGATGTGCATGGCACACAGCAGTCTCTCTAGTACCACGTGTCCTAAtccagagaggcaggaggatggagcTCGGAAGGATTTCAGCTCCAGGCTGGCCACAGGACCGACTTtgcaatattttttaagaagtgCCTCAGCTCCTCAAGAGAAGCTGTCTTCAGAAGTGGAAGACCCACCCCCCTATCTCATGATGGATGAACTTTTAGGAAGGCAGAGGAAAG TCTACCTCGAGACCTATGGCTGCCAGATGAATGTGAATGACACAGAGATAGCCTGGTCCATCTTACAGAAGAGTGGCTACCTGCGGACCAGTAACCTCCAAGAG GCAGATGTGATTCTCCTTGTCACATGCTCTATCAG GGAGAAGGCTGAGCAGACCATCTGGAACCGTTTACATCAGCTTAAAGCCTTGAAAACAAGGCGGCTCCGCTCCCGGGTTCCTCTGAGGATTGGGATTCTAG GCTGCATGGCTGAGAGGTTGAAGGAGGAGATCCTCAACAGGGAGAAAATGGTAGATGTTTTGGCTGGTCCTGATGCGTACCGGGACCTTCCCCGGCTGCTGGCTGTTGCTGAGTCGGGCCAGCAAGCCGCCAACGTGCTGCTCTCTCTGGACGAGACCTATGCCGACGTCATGCCAGTCCAGACAAGCCCCAGTGCCACATCTGCCTTTGT ATCGATCATGCGAGGTTGTGACAACATGTGTACCTACTGCATTGTTCCTTTCACACGGGGCCGGGAGAGGAGTCGGCCTGTTGCCTCCATTCTAGAGGAAGTGAGGAAGCTTTCTGAGCAG ggGCTGAAAGAAGTGACGCTTCTTGGTCAGAACGTGAATAGTTTTCGGGACAGTTCGGAGGTCCAGTTTAACAGTGCAGTGTCTACCAACCTCAGCCGTGGCTTTACCGCCAACTGTAAAACCAAGCAAGGAGGGCTTCGTTTTGCTCATCTTCTGGATCAGGTCTCCAGAGTGGATCCTGAAATGAGGATCCGATTCACTTCTCCCCACCCCAAGGATTTTCCTGATGAG GTTCTGCAGCTGATTCATGAGAGAGATAACATCTGTAAACAGATCCACCTGCCAGCCCAGAGTGGAAGCAGCCGTGTATTGGAGGCCATGCGGAGGGG ATATTCAAGAGAAGCTTACGTGGCGTTAGTTCACCATATCAGAGAATCTATTCCAG gtgtgagcctcagCAGTGACTTCATTGCTGGCTTTTGTGGTGAGACGGAGGAAGATCACGTCCAGACAGTATCTTTGCTCCGGGAAGTTCAGTACAATATGGGCTTCCTCTTTGCCTACAGCATGAGGCAG aagaCACGGGCATATCACAGGCTGAAAGATGATGTCCCGGAAGAGGTAAAATTAAGGCGTTTGGAGGAACTTATCACTGTCTTCCGAGAagaagcaacaaaagccaatCAGACGGCTGTGGGCTGTACCCAGTTGGTGCTAGTGGAAGGG ATCACCTCTGCTGGCTCTCAGACACTTAAGGGCCATGTTCTCTGCAGGACCACCTTGAAGGACTCCTCTGCATATTGCTGa
- the CDK5RAP1 gene encoding mitochondrial tRNA methylthiotransferase CDK5RAP1 isoform X1: MHSLQCVLQVQRSLRWGPMASVSWLSLRMCMAHSSLSSTTCPNPERQEDGARKDFSSRLATGPTLQYFLRSASAPQEKLSSEVEDPPPYLMMDELLGRQRKVYLETYGCQMNVNDTEIAWSILQKSGYLRTSNLQEADVILLVTCSIREKAEQTIWNRLHQLKALKTRRLRSRVPLRIGILGSRAILQTGVQWHSHGTVQPPTPGLKWSSYLSLLRGCMAERLKEEILNREKMVDVLAGPDAYRDLPRLLAVAESGQQAANVLLSLDETYADVMPVQTSPSATSAFVSIMRGCDNMCTYCIVPFTRGRERSRPVASILEEVRKLSEQGLKEVTLLGQNVNSFRDSSEVQFNSAVSTNLSRGFTANCKTKQGGLRFAHLLDQVSRVDPEMRIRFTSPHPKDFPDEVLQLIHERDNICKQIHLPAQSGSSRVLEAMRRGYSREAYVALVHHIRESIPGVSLSSDFIAGFCGETEEDHVQTVSLLREVQYNMGFLFAYSMRQKTRAYHRLKDDVPEEVKLRRLEELITVFREEATKANQTAVGCTQLVLVEGLSKRSAADLCGRNDGNLKVIFPDAEMEDVSNPGLRVRAQPGDYVLVQITSAGSQTLKGHVLCRTTLKDSSAYC; the protein is encoded by the exons ATGCATTCTTTACAGTGTGTCCTCCAAGTGCAGAGGTCTCTGAGGTGGGGGCCAATGGCCTCTGTGTCTTGGCTGTCGCTGAGGATGTGCATGGCACACAGCAGTCTCTCTAGTACCACGTGTCCTAAtccagagaggcaggaggatggagcTCGGAAGGATTTCAGCTCCAGGCTGGCCACAGGACCGACTTtgcaatattttttaagaagtgCCTCAGCTCCTCAAGAGAAGCTGTCTTCAGAAGTGGAAGACCCACCCCCCTATCTCATGATGGATGAACTTTTAGGAAGGCAGAGGAAAG TCTACCTCGAGACCTATGGCTGCCAGATGAATGTGAATGACACAGAGATAGCCTGGTCCATCTTACAGAAGAGTGGCTACCTGCGGACCAGTAACCTCCAAGAG GCAGATGTGATTCTCCTTGTCACATGCTCTATCAG GGAGAAGGCTGAGCAGACCATCTGGAACCGTTTACATCAGCTTAAAGCCTTGAAAACAAGGCGGCTCCGCTCCCGGGTTCCTCTGAGGATTGGGATTCTAG GGTCTCGAGCTATtttgcagactggagtgcagtggcacagtcatggcacAGTGCAGcctcccactcctgggctcaagtggtcctcttacctcagcctcctgcgtg GCTGCATGGCTGAGAGGTTGAAGGAGGAGATCCTCAACAGGGAGAAAATGGTAGATGTTTTGGCTGGTCCTGATGCGTACCGGGACCTTCCCCGGCTGCTGGCTGTTGCTGAGTCGGGCCAGCAAGCCGCCAACGTGCTGCTCTCTCTGGACGAGACCTATGCCGACGTCATGCCAGTCCAGACAAGCCCCAGTGCCACATCTGCCTTTGT ATCGATCATGCGAGGTTGTGACAACATGTGTACCTACTGCATTGTTCCTTTCACACGGGGCCGGGAGAGGAGTCGGCCTGTTGCCTCCATTCTAGAGGAAGTGAGGAAGCTTTCTGAGCAG ggGCTGAAAGAAGTGACGCTTCTTGGTCAGAACGTGAATAGTTTTCGGGACAGTTCGGAGGTCCAGTTTAACAGTGCAGTGTCTACCAACCTCAGCCGTGGCTTTACCGCCAACTGTAAAACCAAGCAAGGAGGGCTTCGTTTTGCTCATCTTCTGGATCAGGTCTCCAGAGTGGATCCTGAAATGAGGATCCGATTCACTTCTCCCCACCCCAAGGATTTTCCTGATGAG GTTCTGCAGCTGATTCATGAGAGAGATAACATCTGTAAACAGATCCACCTGCCAGCCCAGAGTGGAAGCAGCCGTGTATTGGAGGCCATGCGGAGGGG ATATTCAAGAGAAGCTTACGTGGCGTTAGTTCACCATATCAGAGAATCTATTCCAG gtgtgagcctcagCAGTGACTTCATTGCTGGCTTTTGTGGTGAGACGGAGGAAGATCACGTCCAGACAGTATCTTTGCTCCGGGAAGTTCAGTACAATATGGGCTTCCTCTTTGCCTACAGCATGAGGCAG aagaCACGGGCATATCACAGGCTGAAAGATGATGTCCCGGAAGAGGTAAAATTAAGGCGTTTGGAGGAACTTATCACTGTCTTCCGAGAagaagcaacaaaagccaatCAGACGGCTGTGGGCTGTACCCAGTTGGTGCTAGTGGAAGGG CTCAGTAAACGCTCTGCCGCCGACCTGTGTGGCAGGAATGATGGAAACCTTAAGGTGATCTTCCCTGATGCCGAGATGGAAGATGTCAGTAACCCTGGGCTCAGGGTCAGAGCCCAGCCTGGGGACTATGTGCTGGTGCAG ATCACCTCTGCTGGCTCTCAGACACTTAAGGGCCATGTTCTCTGCAGGACCACCTTGAAGGACTCCTCTGCATATTGCTGa
- the CDK5RAP1 gene encoding mitochondrial tRNA methylthiotransferase CDK5RAP1 isoform X6 — protein MLRDPGCCCCCCCRSTTCPNPERQEDGARKDFSSRLATGPTLQYFLRSASAPQEKLSSEVEDPPPYLMMDELLGRQRKVYLETYGCQMNVNDTEIAWSILQKSGYLRTSNLQEADVILLVTCSIREKAEQTIWNRLHQLKALKTRRLRSRVPLRIGILGCMAERLKEEILNREKMVDVLAGPDAYRDLPRLLAVAESGQQAANVLLSLDETYADVMPVQTSPSATSAFVSIMRGCDNMCTYCIVPFTRGRERSRPVASILEEVRKLSEQGLKEVTLLGQNVNSFRDSSEVQFNSAVSTNLSRGFTANCKTKQGGLRFAHLLDQVSRVDPEMRIRFTSPHPKDFPDEVLQLIHERDNICKQIHLPAQSGSSRVLEAMRRGYSREAYVALVHHIRESIPGVSLSSDFIAGFCGETEEDHVQTVSLLREVQYNMGFLFAYSMRQKTRAYHRLKDDVPEEVKLRRLEELITVFREEATKANQTAVGCTQLVLVEGLSKRSAADLCGRNDGNLKVIFPDAEMEDVSNPGLRVRAQPGDYVLVQITSAGSQTLKGHVLCRTTLKDSSAYC, from the exons ATGCTGCGGGACCCcgggtgctgctgctgctgctgctgcaggag TACCACGTGTCCTAAtccagagaggcaggaggatggagcTCGGAAGGATTTCAGCTCCAGGCTGGCCACAGGACCGACTTtgcaatattttttaagaagtgCCTCAGCTCCTCAAGAGAAGCTGTCTTCAGAAGTGGAAGACCCACCCCCCTATCTCATGATGGATGAACTTTTAGGAAGGCAGAGGAAAG TCTACCTCGAGACCTATGGCTGCCAGATGAATGTGAATGACACAGAGATAGCCTGGTCCATCTTACAGAAGAGTGGCTACCTGCGGACCAGTAACCTCCAAGAG GCAGATGTGATTCTCCTTGTCACATGCTCTATCAG GGAGAAGGCTGAGCAGACCATCTGGAACCGTTTACATCAGCTTAAAGCCTTGAAAACAAGGCGGCTCCGCTCCCGGGTTCCTCTGAGGATTGGGATTCTAG GCTGCATGGCTGAGAGGTTGAAGGAGGAGATCCTCAACAGGGAGAAAATGGTAGATGTTTTGGCTGGTCCTGATGCGTACCGGGACCTTCCCCGGCTGCTGGCTGTTGCTGAGTCGGGCCAGCAAGCCGCCAACGTGCTGCTCTCTCTGGACGAGACCTATGCCGACGTCATGCCAGTCCAGACAAGCCCCAGTGCCACATCTGCCTTTGT ATCGATCATGCGAGGTTGTGACAACATGTGTACCTACTGCATTGTTCCTTTCACACGGGGCCGGGAGAGGAGTCGGCCTGTTGCCTCCATTCTAGAGGAAGTGAGGAAGCTTTCTGAGCAG ggGCTGAAAGAAGTGACGCTTCTTGGTCAGAACGTGAATAGTTTTCGGGACAGTTCGGAGGTCCAGTTTAACAGTGCAGTGTCTACCAACCTCAGCCGTGGCTTTACCGCCAACTGTAAAACCAAGCAAGGAGGGCTTCGTTTTGCTCATCTTCTGGATCAGGTCTCCAGAGTGGATCCTGAAATGAGGATCCGATTCACTTCTCCCCACCCCAAGGATTTTCCTGATGAG GTTCTGCAGCTGATTCATGAGAGAGATAACATCTGTAAACAGATCCACCTGCCAGCCCAGAGTGGAAGCAGCCGTGTATTGGAGGCCATGCGGAGGGG ATATTCAAGAGAAGCTTACGTGGCGTTAGTTCACCATATCAGAGAATCTATTCCAG gtgtgagcctcagCAGTGACTTCATTGCTGGCTTTTGTGGTGAGACGGAGGAAGATCACGTCCAGACAGTATCTTTGCTCCGGGAAGTTCAGTACAATATGGGCTTCCTCTTTGCCTACAGCATGAGGCAG aagaCACGGGCATATCACAGGCTGAAAGATGATGTCCCGGAAGAGGTAAAATTAAGGCGTTTGGAGGAACTTATCACTGTCTTCCGAGAagaagcaacaaaagccaatCAGACGGCTGTGGGCTGTACCCAGTTGGTGCTAGTGGAAGGG CTCAGTAAACGCTCTGCCGCCGACCTGTGTGGCAGGAATGATGGAAACCTTAAGGTGATCTTCCCTGATGCCGAGATGGAAGATGTCAGTAACCCTGGGCTCAGGGTCAGAGCCCAGCCTGGGGACTATGTGCTGGTGCAG ATCACCTCTGCTGGCTCTCAGACACTTAAGGGCCATGTTCTCTGCAGGACCACCTTGAAGGACTCCTCTGCATATTGCTGa
- the CDK5RAP1 gene encoding mitochondrial tRNA methylthiotransferase CDK5RAP1 isoform X5 produces MHSLQCVLQVQRSLRWGPMASVSWLSLRMCMAHSSLSSTTCPNPERQEDGARKDFSSRLATGPTLQYFLRSASAPQEKLSSEVEDPPPYLMMDELLGRQRKGCMAERLKEEILNREKMVDVLAGPDAYRDLPRLLAVAESGQQAANVLLSLDETYADVMPVQTSPSATSAFVSIMRGCDNMCTYCIVPFTRGRERSRPVASILEEVRKLSEQGLKEVTLLGQNVNSFRDSSEVQFNSAVSTNLSRGFTANCKTKQGGLRFAHLLDQVSRVDPEMRIRFTSPHPKDFPDEVLQLIHERDNICKQIHLPAQSGSSRVLEAMRRGYSREAYVALVHHIRESIPGVSLSSDFIAGFCGETEEDHVQTVSLLREVQYNMGFLFAYSMRQKTRAYHRLKDDVPEEVKLRRLEELITVFREEATKANQTAVGCTQLVLVEGLSKRSAADLCGRNDGNLKVIFPDAEMEDVSNPGLRVRAQPGDYVLVQITSAGSQTLKGHVLCRTTLKDSSAYC; encoded by the exons ATGCATTCTTTACAGTGTGTCCTCCAAGTGCAGAGGTCTCTGAGGTGGGGGCCAATGGCCTCTGTGTCTTGGCTGTCGCTGAGGATGTGCATGGCACACAGCAGTCTCTCTAGTACCACGTGTCCTAAtccagagaggcaggaggatggagcTCGGAAGGATTTCAGCTCCAGGCTGGCCACAGGACCGACTTtgcaatattttttaagaagtgCCTCAGCTCCTCAAGAGAAGCTGTCTTCAGAAGTGGAAGACCCACCCCCCTATCTCATGATGGATGAACTTTTAGGAAGGCAGAGGAAAG GCTGCATGGCTGAGAGGTTGAAGGAGGAGATCCTCAACAGGGAGAAAATGGTAGATGTTTTGGCTGGTCCTGATGCGTACCGGGACCTTCCCCGGCTGCTGGCTGTTGCTGAGTCGGGCCAGCAAGCCGCCAACGTGCTGCTCTCTCTGGACGAGACCTATGCCGACGTCATGCCAGTCCAGACAAGCCCCAGTGCCACATCTGCCTTTGT ATCGATCATGCGAGGTTGTGACAACATGTGTACCTACTGCATTGTTCCTTTCACACGGGGCCGGGAGAGGAGTCGGCCTGTTGCCTCCATTCTAGAGGAAGTGAGGAAGCTTTCTGAGCAG ggGCTGAAAGAAGTGACGCTTCTTGGTCAGAACGTGAATAGTTTTCGGGACAGTTCGGAGGTCCAGTTTAACAGTGCAGTGTCTACCAACCTCAGCCGTGGCTTTACCGCCAACTGTAAAACCAAGCAAGGAGGGCTTCGTTTTGCTCATCTTCTGGATCAGGTCTCCAGAGTGGATCCTGAAATGAGGATCCGATTCACTTCTCCCCACCCCAAGGATTTTCCTGATGAG GTTCTGCAGCTGATTCATGAGAGAGATAACATCTGTAAACAGATCCACCTGCCAGCCCAGAGTGGAAGCAGCCGTGTATTGGAGGCCATGCGGAGGGG ATATTCAAGAGAAGCTTACGTGGCGTTAGTTCACCATATCAGAGAATCTATTCCAG gtgtgagcctcagCAGTGACTTCATTGCTGGCTTTTGTGGTGAGACGGAGGAAGATCACGTCCAGACAGTATCTTTGCTCCGGGAAGTTCAGTACAATATGGGCTTCCTCTTTGCCTACAGCATGAGGCAG aagaCACGGGCATATCACAGGCTGAAAGATGATGTCCCGGAAGAGGTAAAATTAAGGCGTTTGGAGGAACTTATCACTGTCTTCCGAGAagaagcaacaaaagccaatCAGACGGCTGTGGGCTGTACCCAGTTGGTGCTAGTGGAAGGG CTCAGTAAACGCTCTGCCGCCGACCTGTGTGGCAGGAATGATGGAAACCTTAAGGTGATCTTCCCTGATGCCGAGATGGAAGATGTCAGTAACCCTGGGCTCAGGGTCAGAGCCCAGCCTGGGGACTATGTGCTGGTGCAG ATCACCTCTGCTGGCTCTCAGACACTTAAGGGCCATGTTCTCTGCAGGACCACCTTGAAGGACTCCTCTGCATATTGCTGa